Proteins encoded in a region of the Bombyx mori chromosome 23, ASM3026992v2 genome:
- the LOC101738915 gene encoding toll-like receptor Tollo — translation MYSTWFANALLVLSTAFTARSASLSATTNTRYQAPDECGWMTDYDGAGVALQCRLRTINSELENTNFSAIQPHPTVRLRIECSDALFFQSSLAPGSFRQLIELRELTIEYCKIGNLSDSAFTGLRDLRNLTIRTHNTDWSTMSLEITPSAFSRDVQNLERLDLSENNMLVFPDGALCSLRNLEYLNMTGNRMRDISHFQFSTAHRHPTEKCGDNLLILDLSRNVIDTLPPNLLNGLRRLQKFYVQGNGLTSVADRSLEGLISLTTIRFSDNQLASLPPELFSDTKELKEIYLNNNTITVLAPGLFSDLVQLLVLDLSYNELTSDWINTSTFSGLKRLVYLDFSHNRVTKLEIALFRDLHNLQILKMQDNFIEHIPENVFGSLSNLHTLTLSNNRLTNIESHAFTGLQALSVLSVDSNRISRINPQALRNCSNLQDLHINGNRLDEVPEALKEIPQLKTLDLGENLIVSIENASFMTMEQMYGLRLTENNIGNISKGVFDRMTSLKILNLSRNKIHKIEAGSFDGNINLQAIRLDGNYLTDIGGLFAKLPNLVWLNISDNRLEWFDYAMIPTGLQWLDIHANRIAELGNYFEIESQLSLSTFDASSNKLTEITGSAIPNSVQMLYLNDNLISKVQSYTFFKKPNLTRVDLYGNKITSLDPNSLRISAVPQDKSVPEFFIGGNPLECDCTMEWLQKINTGNRARTQPKLMDLDSIHCKLLYSRGNAFVPLIEAAPHQFLCKYESHCHALCHCCDFDACDCEMTCPNNCTCYHDPSWSANVVECSNAGYTNDLPEKIPMEATELYLDGNSIKELPSHAFIGRKKLKILFLNASHIEIVHNRTFNGLKELEVLHLDHNSVTSIEGQEFNGLDNLRELYLNNNKIKNIGKEMFNHMSRLRILHLHRNYLISLSVWQINPAITEITLSYNPWSCDCEYTEMFREWTKRVSSVTDLSNIQCVYTQGNTSNILVLNDTVFDDPSSGFKIAYENGTLCTGLPSINNSINGNLTATRTIITNEDVQDYIPLLIATLGGFLLVLILSVMLFIYRQEMRVWCHSRFGVRLFYRASDLEDSEKMYDAFVCYSSKDEAWVTEELASSLERGDPSYKLCLHYRDVGGYVTDKIRQAVESSRRTIMILSENFLRSEWVRYELKSAMTHVLRDRRKRLIVVLLGQVSQKDLDQDLRLYIKTNKCLNANDRLFWEKLKFALPDVRYNQRCRGMPSPNSGGGMPMHRHHHPRNHLGMLPPPPVHGAHPVLPPHPSHASHQLPPRASPRTMSVHV, via the coding sequence ATGTATTCTACGTGGTTTGCGAATGCCTTGCTTGTGCTCAGCACGGCGTTTACCGCTAGGAGTGCATCACTATCGGCGACGACAAATACCCGTTATCAAGCACCAGATGAGTGTGGTTGGATGACAGATTATGATGGTGCTGGAGTGGCTTTACAATGTAGATTAAGAACCATAAACAGTGAATTAGAAAACACGAATTTTAGTGCGATACAGCCGCATCCAACAGTAAGATTGCGAATCGAATGCAGTGATGCACTGTTCTTCCAAAGTTCGTTAGCTCCCGGCAGTTTCCGGCAGTTGATAGAACTACGTGAACTAACCATAGAATACTGCAAAATCGGGAACTTGTCGGATAGTGCATTTACCGGTTTACGAGATCTTAGGAATTTGACAATCAGAACTCATAATACAGATTGGTCAACAATGTCACTTGAAATAACCCCGAGTGCTTTTTCAAGAGATGTTCAAAATTTAGAACGACTAGACTTGAGCGAAAATAATATGCTAGTTTTTCCTGATGGCGCTTTATGTTCTTTGAGAAATCTTGAGTATCTGAATATGACAGGTAACAGAATGCGAGACATAAGTCATTTTCAATTTTCTACTGCACACCGACATCCTACAGAAAAATGCGGTGACAACCTTCTGATTCTAGACCTATCGAGGAATGTTATTGATACTTTACCACCGAATCTATTAAATGGGCTAAGACGTCTGCAGAAATTTTACGTTCAAGGCAATGGATTAACATCAGTAGCGGATAGATCATTAGAAGGACTTATATCGTTGACGACGATAAGATTTTCAGATAATCAACTAGCTAGTTTGCCTCCCGAGCTTTTCAGTGATACGAaagaattaaaagaaatatacttaaataataatactatcacAGTATTAGCACCAGGATTATTTAGCGATTTAGTACAACTCTTAGTACTTGATCTGTCTTATAATGAACTGACTTCGGACTGGATAAATACATCTACATTTTCCGGATTAAAAAGACTTGTATATTTGGACTTCTCCCATAATCGTGTGACTAAACTAGAAATTGCATTGTTCCGAGATTTACACAATTTGCAAATACTGAAGATGCAAGATAATTTTATAGAGCACATACCTGAAAATGTATTCGGCTCACTAAGCAATTTGCACACATTAACTTTATCAAACAATAGATTAACAAATATAGAAAGCCATGCATTTACAGGATTGCAAGCATTGTCGGTTCTTTCTGTAGATAGTAATCGTATTTCGCGAATAAATCCACAAGCACTCCGAAACTGTTCTAATTTACAAGACTTGCACATAAACGGTAATAGACTggacgaagtcccagaggcttTGAAGGAAATACCACAATTGAAAACGCTTGACCTAGGCGAGAACTTAATAGTGAGCATTGAAAATGCTTCATTTATGACAATGGAACAAATGTATGGATTGAGACTAACTGAAAATAATATCGGAAATATAAGTAAAGGAGTATTTGACAGGATGACGtcactgaaaattttaaatttatcgagAAACAAAATACATAAGATTGAAGCCGGCTCGTTTGATGGCAATATCAATTTACAAGCAATAAGGCTAGACGGAAATTATTTAACGGATATCGGAGGGCTCTTCGCTAAGTTACCTAATTTGGTATGGTTGAATATCTCTGATAATCGACTAGAATGGTTCGACTATGCCATGATTCCTACTGGATTGCAGTGGTTGGACATACATGCGAACAGGATTGCTGAACTTGGAAATTACTTCGAGATCGAATCGCAACTGTCTCTCAGCACTTTCGATGCAAGTTCTAATAAACTGACTGAAATAACTGGAAGTGCGATACCTAACTCTGTGCAAATGCTATACTTAAACGATAATCTTATTTCAAAAGTGCAATCCTACACTTTCTTTAAGAAACCTAATCTGACGCGTGTTGATTTGTACGGTAATAAAATAACGAGCTTAGATCCGAATTCTTTAAGAATATCGGCCGTCCCGCAAGACAAATCAGTGCCAGAGTTTTTTATAGGTGGAAATCCATTAGAATGTGATTGTACAATGGAATGGCTGCAAAAAATTAATACCGGAAACAGAGCAAGAACACAGCCCAAGTTAATGGATTTGGATAGCATACACTGCAAATTACTTTACAGTCGTGGAAATGCTTTTGTGCCACTGATTGAAGCGGCTCCTCACCAGTTTCTCTGTAAATACGAGTCACATTGCCATGCTCTTTGTCATTGTTGTGATTTTGATGCCTGTGACTGTGAAATGACGTGCCCAAATAACTGTACGTGTTATCACGACCCGTCGTGGTCTGCTAATGTCGTTGAATGCTCGAATGCTGGTTACACGAATGATTTACCTGAGAAAATACCAATGGAGGCCACCGAGCTGTATCTTGACGGGAATAGTATTAAAGAACTCCCAAGTCACGCGTTTAtcggaagaaaaaaattaaaaattctatttttgaaTGCATCTCACATAGAAATTGTACACAATAGAACATTTAACGGATTAAAAGAGTTGGAAGTACTTCATCTAGATCACAATAGCGTGACATCTATTGAAGGTCAAGAATTTAATGGCTTAGATAATTTACGTGAACTGTATTTGAACAACAATAAGATCAAAAACATAGGAAAGGAAATGTTTAATCATATGTCAAGGTTAAGGATATTACATCTACAccgtaattatttaatatcattaTCAGTATGGCAAATCAATCCGGCGATAACTGAAATAACACTTTCATACAATCCATGGTCATGTGATTGTGAATATACAGAAATGTTCCGGGAATGGACAAAACGAGTGAGTTCAGTTACAGATTTGTCAAATATACAATGCGTTTACACTCAAGGAAATACTTCTAATATTTTGGTATTGAATGACACTGTCTTTGATGATCCTAGTTCTGGATTTAAAATAGCCTACGAAAATGGTACACTGTGCACGGGATTGCCAAGCATCAACAACAGTATTAACGGCAATCTCACTGCCACGCGCACAATAATAACAAATGAAGATGTGCAAGATTACATACCTCTTCTTATCGCAACACTTGGAGGATTTTTATTGGTGTTGATATTAAGCGTTATGTTATTCATATACAGGCAAGAAATGAGAGTATGGTGTCATTCAAGATTCGGAGTACGGTTATTCTACAGAGCTAGTGACTTGGAGGATTCGGAAAAAATGTATGACGCTTTTGTGTGCTACAGCTCCAAAGACGAAGCTTGGGTTACTGAGGAACTCGCTTCGAGCTTGGAACGTGGAGACCCTTCTTATAAGCTTTGTCTACACTACCGTGACGTGGGCGGCTACGTTACTGACAAGATAAGACAAGCCGTGGAATCATCCCGGCGTACTATTATGATCCTTAGTGAAAATTTTTTGAGATCTGAGTGGGTTCGCTATGAACTAAAATCTGCTATGACCCATGTGTTAAGAGACCGACGGAAAAGACTGATCGTAGTGTTATTAGGACAAGTGTCACAAAAAGACTTAGACCAAGATCTAAGACTTTACATAAAAACTAACAAGTGTTTAAATGCTAACGATAGACTATTTTGGGAGAAGTTGAAGTTTGCACTACCGGACGTTAGATATAACCAGCGGTGTCGAGGCATGCCGAGTCCGAATTCTGGTGGCGGCATGCCCATGCACCGACATCATCATCCGAGGAACCACTTGGGCATGTTGCCACCGCCACCGGTGCACGGCGCCCATCCCGTGCTTCCACCACATCCGTCTCACGCTTCGCACCAGTTACCGCCCCGAGCCTCACCACGCACCATGTCCGTCCATGTGTAA